In Flammeovirga kamogawensis, the sequence GAGAGTTTTTTAGAGTTGAAGAATTGAATTCTTCTAACCATGCTATTTTGCAAGAAAAATTTTCTACAGAAAAAACAATATTATGGTTCTTAGATAGTACAACTCAATTAATTATTGATAATGTTCCTTATAAATTCAAGAAGAACCAAGTAATTACTTTAACTGAATTTTATAATATTGATGTTGTAAATATGGGTGAAACTAAGATGTTTCAATTTAATAGATCATTTTATTGTATTGTTGAACATGATAGTGAAGTGGATTGTAAAGGAATATTATTCTTTGGGGCAAAGCATTTACCAGTTCTCAATTTATCCAATGATGACACAGAGAAATTAGATATATTTTGGAAGTTGATACAATCGGAATTATTGATCGAAAATGACTTACAGTTATCTATGTTAGGTACATTAATGAAACAGATTCTTATTATTTGTACTAGACAACTTAAACAACAAGCAGATTACCTTAATAGTATCAATAAAAATCAACTTGATATAATTAGAGAATTTACTTTCTTAGTAGAAATGAATTATCTAGAAAAACACACTGTAGCAGAATATGCAGAAATGCTCAATAGATCACCAAAAACACTTGCCAATTTATTTTCTAAAAATGATCATAAATCGCCTTTACAGTTTATACAAGAAAGACGTCTATTAGAAGCTACTAGATATTTACAGTTTACAAATAACACAATTTCGGAAGTTTCCGATGCTTTAAATTTTACAGATGTACAAACTTTTAATAGATTTTTTAAGAGACATCTAAGCCAATCTCCATCAGAATTTAGGGCATTTTCTTTAAATAAAAATAAGGTAGAAGAGAGGTAATTTCGGCTTACTTATTTTCTATATAAGAAGTGAAAAACTTGACAAAATAGGTAATTTTTTTTTATTGACTATGAATTAGTTAAGGATTTTTTTTACCAAAAAACTGCCTCTATATTCTTTAAACAAAGGTTTACAAAAATACTACGCCAAATCAAATTATATTAACATAAAATTTGAGAAAATATGACTACATTTATGAACAATTTCAGATGAATTAAAAAGTGGAATTTTTCATTTAACGGTGAGAAATTTTTTGAACTCGTTAGTTTTATTGTCTACTAGTTTTATA encodes:
- a CDS encoding helix-turn-helix domain-containing protein, encoding MKVEGKVGEFFRVEELNSSNHAILQEKFSTEKTILWFLDSTTQLIIDNVPYKFKKNQVITLTEFYNIDVVNMGETKMFQFNRSFYCIVEHDSEVDCKGILFFGAKHLPVLNLSNDDTEKLDIFWKLIQSELLIENDLQLSMLGTLMKQILIICTRQLKQQADYLNSINKNQLDIIREFTFLVEMNYLEKHTVAEYAEMLNRSPKTLANLFSKNDHKSPLQFIQERRLLEATRYLQFTNNTISEVSDALNFTDVQTFNRFFKRHLSQSPSEFRAFSLNKNKVEER